Part of the Liberibacter crescens BT-1 genome is shown below.
AACAGATGTTATATTAACAATACGGCCATAGCGACGTCGAAGCATTGAGTGGATAAGTTGACGCGTTAGAATAAAAATTGATGTTAAATTTACATCTAAAACCGTATCCCAATCTTCGTCTTGCATTCGCAGAAATAACCCATCTCTTGTTATTCCAGCATTATTTATTAAAATATCAACACCCCCCATTTCTAATTCTACCTTTTTTCCAAGTTCCTTGACAGCATCCCGATCAGAAAGATCAGCCGGGAATGCTTTAATTCTATCTCCAAACTCAGAGCAAAGCTTTTCTAGCTTATCTTGACGACTACCGTGCAAACCTACAGTAGCACCTCGATCATATAAAATTTTTGCCACCGAATAACCAATGCTGCCAGTGCTACCAGTAACAAAAGCTTTCTTGCCCGTCAAATCAAACATTTTTACAATCCTTAACTTAATAACTAAAAACTTATTAACCTAAAATAGATTTCAGGACTATATCAATATTACAAACATCATTAACAGCAACTCCCAAAATAGAAGGATTAATACGCTTGGCAAGACCAATTAATACTTTTCCAGCCCCAATTTCATAAATCGTCATAACATTATTAGCAGAAAACCACTCTATAGTTTCACGCCAACGCACTCTTCCTGTTATTTGCTCAACTAAAAGTTCAGAAATTTTCTCAATATTATAAACAGGTTCCGCGCGAACATTAGAAATCAAAGGAACAATAGGATCTTTTTTATGTACACCATCTAATGCTTGATACATAATTTCAGCAGCTGGCTCCATCAATGATGAATGAAATGGACCAGAAACAGGTAACGATATAACACGCTTAGCACCATGCTTTAATGAAGTAGCCATCGCACGCTCAACAGCAAGTTTTAAGCCAGAAATCACAAATTGTTTATTCCCATTATCATTGGCAACCTGACACGTACCGCTCCTTGCAGTTTCTTCTTTGCAAATGTCTTCAATCTCAGAATAATCAAGCCCAATAACAGCTGCCATCGCCCCTTGACCAACGGGAACAGCTTCCTGCATTGCTTGACCACGTATAGAAAGCAACTTAGCTGTATCCTCTAAGGAAAATGATTTTGCTGCACAAAGAGCTGAATATTCACCCAAAGAATGACCAGCAACATAAGCTACTTTAGACTTAAGGCACAAACCACAAGATTCCATCACACGAATAAAAGCCATCGAAACAGCCATCAGAGCAGGTTGAGCATTAACAGTAGATATTAATTCTTCTTCTGGACCATTCCAGATAATATTTGAAAGCTTCTTCCCAATTGATTCATCAACTTCTTCAAATACCAAACGAGCTTCAGGAAAAGCTTCAGCCAAATCACGGCCCATCCCAACTATCTGACTCCCTTGTCCAGGGAAAACAAATCCTATAGACATAACATACAACCATAAATTATTAATACTCTTTTTCCCTTTTATATTTCCTACATCAAGTCAAGAAAAAGGAGAGATGTTTAAGTACATGAAAAAAAATTAATAGAAATACATAATATTTTATATCATCCTTGCACTGTTAAAACATCTTATGATGACGACAGAGAGAAAACTTCTTCACTTACTTAAACATCGAATAAATTATTCCTTACCAAAAAGAAAAAATTCTAGTTTTACATTAATCTAAGATTTACGTAAAAACCACATTGATATTAAACCGTTATAATAATTCTTAAAAAAGTAAATCCTTAAGAAGCATTAATTGATATTTTTATCACAACTTTAGCATAACACCTGTCATTAATAAATATCAAAAAAATAGGATTTTTAACCTATAAAAATATTTTATCGGAATATTCTTTTTTTAAAAAAAAAGATAGATTTTTTAAAATATCATACGATTAAGAAATCTTTTTTGTATTCATACTTATTCTAGAACAATATTCTTTTATACGATTTCATAAGAAAATTTATTACTAAAATTGAATTCTTTCTACCCGATTACTTTTTCCTATTAGGACATATAAACTTATCTCAAGATCCATTTATGGATAACATTTTTACGAAAAAGTTATTTTTTGAAATTAAACATCAAAAAAATGAACTCATAGATGTTTACTTTGCTAATGACTTGCAATATCATTTTTATAAATTATACACAATAGAGGTTTTAAAATATGTTTTATTTAACAACTTTAACTATAATTCTTACTTTTATGACACCGCTTTCAGCACTTGCAAAGATAAAGGTGGTTACGACGTTTTCTATTATTGCTGATATGACTCAAAATATTGCAGGAGAACTTGCAACCGTAGAAAATATAATCAAACCAGGTGCAGAAGTTCATAATTATCAAGCCACTCCAGGGGATATCCTTAAAGTTCAGAGCGCTGATCTCGTTCTTGTTAACGGTTTGGGGCTTGAAAAATGGTTCGAAAAATTTCTTATTAATTTAAAAAATGTTCCACACGCAACGTTGACCAAAGGAATTCAACCTTTGAGTATTTCATCAGGTCCATATCAAGGAAAACCTAATCCTCATGCATGGATGTCTGATCATAATGGTTTTATTTATATTGATAATATTTGTAAGGCTTTAATTAAAATCGACCCTGAAAATTCTGATTCATATACATCTAATGCTCTTATCTACAAAGAAAAACTCAAAAAAATGACACAACCTTTCAGACATCAAATTGAGAGTCTTCCAGAAAACAAACGTTGGCTTGTAACAAGCGAAGGAGCATTTTCATATTTGGCACGTGATTTTGGTCTTAAAGAATTATATCTATGGCCTGTTAATACTGATTCTGAAGGAACCCCCCAACAAGTTCGCAAAGTCATTGATATGGTGCGTAAGCATAACATTAACGTCATTTTTTCAGAAAGCACAGTTTCAGACAAACCAGCACAACAAGTAGCACTGGAAACCGGAGCAAAATATGGAGGCATACTTTATGTAGACTCTATCAGTGACAAGAACGGCCCTGTACCAACCTATTTAGATCTTCTTAAAGTAACAGTTGATACTATTGTACAAGGTCTATCCTCATGAAATCATATGATTGTATCGAGAAAGATGGCTTAAATGTTGAAAACATTACAGTATCTTATAGTAATGGACATACAGCATTACACAATGCAAGTTTTTCTATACCACGTGGGACAATAACAGCATTAATTGGTATTAATGGAGCAGGAAAATCAACATTGTTTAAAGCCATAATGGGCTTTGTTCCTCTAGCTGAAGGATCCATTTCTATTTTTAACAACCCTGTAATAAATGCACTTAAAAAAAACTTCGTGGCATATGTTCCACAATCAGAAGAAGTAGATTGGCATTTTCCTATATTAGTAAAAGATGTTGTTATGATGGGGCGTTATGGACATATGAATTGGTTACGCATTCCTTCAACTCAAGATCACAGAATAGTAAATGAGGCGCTAGAACGTGTTAATATGAATTCTATGTATAAAAACCAAATTGGTGAACTCTCTGGAGGTCAAAAGAAGCGTGTTTTTCTTGCACGCGCATTAGCTCAACAGGGGAAGATAATCTTACTTGATGAACCATTTACAGGAGTTGATTTTAAAACAGAAGAAGAAATTATCTCTTTGATGAAAGAATTGAGGGAAGAGGGTAAAATAATATTGGTATCCACACATAATATTGATTCTGTTCCTTATTTCTGCGATCGAGTCGTTTTTATAAAGAAAACTATTATTTCTTTTGGCCTTACTCATGAAAAATTTAACCAAAAAAATTTCGTATCTACTTTTGGAGGAATTTCAAAACATTTAATGCAAATAAACATCAGCAATCCCAATCAACAATATCGTAATCTTGATTGAGGGTTATTGTAATGATTGATATTCTTTTAGAACCATTTTCTTATAAATATATGAACAATGCTATATGGATCAGCACGTTAGTAGGATACATATGTGCTTTCCTATCAGCTTATTTAACCCTAAAAGGCTGGTCTCTTATTGGCGACGCACTTTCACATTCAATTATTCCAGGCGTAGTTGTTGCTAACATGGTAGGTTTACCTTTTTCTATTTGTGCTTTTATTTCAGGAGGATTAGCATCTGGCGCTATGGTACTTATAAAAAAGAAAACACACCTACAAGAAGATGCAGTTATTGGTATAATATTCACAAGCTTCTTCTCAATGGGATTGTTTATTTTGTCATTATACCCATCTTCAATCAATATTCATACCATTCTCTTCGGCAATGTCCTTGCCATAACGAAGCCTGACACCTTACAAGTATTAATCATCAGTGCTGTGACATTAGCTGTTTTAATTTTGAAATGGCGAGATTTTATGATTTTATTTTTTGATGAAAATCATGCCCAATCAATTGGAATGAATACAAATTATCTAAAAATACTATTTTTTACCTTATTATCTGCGTCAACTATAGCAGCCTTCCAAACTGTTGGAGCATTTCTTGTCATAGCCATGGTAGTAACACCAGGAGCAACAGCATATTTACTTACAAAGTCTTTTGGAAAGCTTATTATTATAAGTTCTATCATCGGCGCTGTAACTAGTTTTTCAGGAGCTTATATAAGCTACTTTCTCAATTGTGCTACAGGAGGAATTATTGTTGTTATGCAAACCATTTTTTTCTTTTGGCGTTTTTTATAACTTCCAACAGCAGAGTTTTTAAAATTAAAACATAAAAATATATATTTAATTAACTATAAAAGAGAATATTATGAGTAATTTACTTGATCATTATCTTTTGCCTCTGAAGTTGCCTTTTATGCAAAACAGTTTGCTCATCGCTCTAACGATTGCAATCCCTATGGCTATGCTATCTTGCCTTCTTATTTTAAAACGATGGTCTCTTATAGGGGATGGTATTTCACATTCTATACTCCCTGGTGTTGTTTTGGCTTATATTATAAGGATTCCTTTAGAAATTGGTGCCTTTGCAGCAGGAATGTTCTGTTCCTTATCTGTAGGCTATCTAAAGAATAAGAGCTCTATTAAGGATGACACACTCCTTGGAATTGTATTTTCTGGAATGTTTGCTCTTGGAGTAATGATGATGGTCAAAGTTGAAAGCGACGTCCATCTGGAACATATTCTTTTTGGTGACATGCTCGGAATATCCTCTTCAGATTTATTAAATACTGCTTTAATTGCTTTGATTACCTTTGTCTTTTTAATACTTAAAGGTGCTGATTTAATGTTATGCGCTTTTGATCCACAACATGCTCGTGCTATTTGTTTGCCTTTAAAATTTTTGCATTATGGTTTATTAATATCTATATCTCTCGTTGTTGTAGGCGCTTTAAAGTCTACCGGCCTTATACTGTCTATTGCACTTCTTATACTCCCTGGATCTATCGCGTATCTTATAGCACGCACTTATAAATCAATGATCATCATTTCTATTGCAGTTGCTGTAATATGCTGTTTTATAGGCGTCTATTTTAGCTTTTTTATAAACAGCGCTCCTGCTCCAACGATTGTACTAACAATGACTACTACTTTTATAACTGCTGCTATTTATTCAAATTTAAGATCTTATCGACTTTCAAAAAAGAACTTTTCCTAAAAAACCTTGTATTTAGAGAAGTAAATTAATAAACACAAATGCTTCTTTATTAGAATGAAGCACAATCCTTCATATAAAAGACTATATTCTTATTATATTACTAAAATACTCAATCAAGAATATACAATCAAAAATCTATTGAAAATAAGATATACTATCTTTGATTGAACTTCTCCTTATTATTTTAATATTAGTTAAATAATAAAAATATTGATTAAATTATATTATTATTATTCAATCAGAAGCATCTAGCTTGCAAGTCGTATTTAATATTTTCATAGAAAGGTATCAGGAATGAGTACTCCAGAGTTTACAGAAGAAAAATCTAGCCAACCACG
Proteins encoded:
- the fabG gene encoding 3-oxoacyl-[acyl-carrier-protein] reductase, whose protein sequence is MFDLTGKKAFVTGSTGSIGYSVAKILYDRGATVGLHGSRQDKLEKLCSEFGDRIKAFPADLSDRDAVKELGKKVELEMGGVDILINNAGITRDGLFLRMQDEDWDTVLDVNLTSIFILTRQLIHSMLRRRYGRIVNITSVVTVTGNYGQVNYCSSKAAIVGFSKALAQEVARRDVTVNCVAPGFVQSNMTEKLNEKQKERIISNIPMNRIATADEIASAVLYLSSLESSYITGQTIHVNGGMAMV
- the fabD gene encoding ACP S-malonyltransferase — translated: MSIGFVFPGQGSQIVGMGRDLAEAFPEARLVFEEVDESIGKKLSNIIWNGPEEELISTVNAQPALMAVSMAFIRVMESCGLCLKSKVAYVAGHSLGEYSALCAAKSFSLEDTAKLLSIRGQAMQEAVPVGQGAMAAVIGLDYSEIEDICKEETARSGTCQVANDNGNKQFVISGLKLAVERAMATSLKHGAKRVISLPVSGPFHSSLMEPAAEIMYQALDGVHKKDPIVPLISNVRAEPVYNIEKISELLVEQITGRVRWRETIEWFSANNVMTIYEIGAGKVLIGLAKRINPSILGVAVNDVCNIDIVLKSILG
- a CDS encoding metal ABC transporter substrate-binding protein; its protein translation is MFYLTTLTIILTFMTPLSALAKIKVVTTFSIIADMTQNIAGELATVENIIKPGAEVHNYQATPGDILKVQSADLVLVNGLGLEKWFEKFLINLKNVPHATLTKGIQPLSISSGPYQGKPNPHAWMSDHNGFIYIDNICKALIKIDPENSDSYTSNALIYKEKLKKMTQPFRHQIESLPENKRWLVTSEGAFSYLARDFGLKELYLWPVNTDSEGTPQQVRKVIDMVRKHNINVIFSESTVSDKPAQQVALETGAKYGGILYVDSISDKNGPVPTYLDLLKVTVDTIVQGLSS
- a CDS encoding ATP-binding cassette domain-containing protein, whose amino-acid sequence is MKSYDCIEKDGLNVENITVSYSNGHTALHNASFSIPRGTITALIGINGAGKSTLFKAIMGFVPLAEGSISIFNNPVINALKKNFVAYVPQSEEVDWHFPILVKDVVMMGRYGHMNWLRIPSTQDHRIVNEALERVNMNSMYKNQIGELSGGQKKRVFLARALAQQGKIILLDEPFTGVDFKTEEEIISLMKELREEGKIILVSTHNIDSVPYFCDRVVFIKKTIISFGLTHEKFNQKNFVSTFGGISKHLMQINISNPNQQYRNLD
- a CDS encoding metal ABC transporter permease, with product MIDILLEPFSYKYMNNAIWISTLVGYICAFLSAYLTLKGWSLIGDALSHSIIPGVVVANMVGLPFSICAFISGGLASGAMVLIKKKTHLQEDAVIGIIFTSFFSMGLFILSLYPSSINIHTILFGNVLAITKPDTLQVLIISAVTLAVLILKWRDFMILFFDENHAQSIGMNTNYLKILFFTLLSASTIAAFQTVGAFLVIAMVVTPGATAYLLTKSFGKLIIISSIIGAVTSFSGAYISYFLNCATGGIIVVMQTIFFFWRFL
- a CDS encoding metal ABC transporter permease, translated to MSNLLDHYLLPLKLPFMQNSLLIALTIAIPMAMLSCLLILKRWSLIGDGISHSILPGVVLAYIIRIPLEIGAFAAGMFCSLSVGYLKNKSSIKDDTLLGIVFSGMFALGVMMMVKVESDVHLEHILFGDMLGISSSDLLNTALIALITFVFLILKGADLMLCAFDPQHARAICLPLKFLHYGLLISISLVVVGALKSTGLILSIALLILPGSIAYLIARTYKSMIIISIAVAVICCFIGVYFSFFINSAPAPTIVLTMTTTFITAAIYSNLRSYRLSKKNFS